One window from the genome of Salvia splendens isolate huo1 chromosome 9, SspV2, whole genome shotgun sequence encodes:
- the LOC121747776 gene encoding auxin-responsive protein SAUR71-like — MEGAKRKDINRSVLKKLERYLWTGRSKEKVGRVAPLGCFTVYVGPEKQRFVIKTEYANHALFKMLLDDAELEYGYHSHGPLLLPCDVDLFCGIIAQIDGDEHVSGACSPFNPARRLGKATSMALPCAFRN; from the coding sequence ATGGAAGGTGCGAAGAGGAAGGATATCAACAGATCTGTGCTGAAGAAACTGGAGAGGTATCTATGGACGGGTCGATCCAAGGAGAAAGTGGGTCGGGTTGCACCGCTGGGTTGCTTCACGGTTTATGTGGGGCCCGAGAAGCAGCGGTTCGTGATAAAGACGGAATATGCCAACCACGCGCTATTCAAGATGCTGCTGGACGATGCTGAGCTGGAATACGGTTACCACAGCCACGGGCCTTTGCTGCTTCCCTGTGACGTCGATCTCTTCTGCGGGATCATCGCTCAGATCGACGGCGATGAGCACGTTTCCGGCGCCTGCAGCCCCTTCAATCCAGCGCGGCGTCTCGGGAAGGCTACTAGTATGGCATTGCCATGTGCATTTAGGAATTAA
- the LOC121746765 gene encoding omega-hydroxypalmitate O-feruloyl transferase-like, protein MEKGSSNNVSEVVVKQGQVTLVPPAEETEKGLYFLSNLDQNIAVIVRTIYCFKSEERGNEDAVQVIKDALSKVLVHYYPLAGRLIISPEMKLIVDCTGEGAVFVEAEAECELCHLGDITKPDPITLGKLVYDIPNAENILQIPPLVAQVTKFKCGGFVLGLCVNHCMFDGIGAMEFVNAWGEIARGNQLKVPPFMDRSILKARNPPKPEFPHNEFAEIEDVSNSAELYKEEMLYRSFCFDQEKLEQLRRIAMEGDDLEKCTSFEALSAFVWRARSQALDLSPNQQTKLLFAVDGRSRFDPPIPERYFGNAIVLTNSICRAGDLAANPASYGVKLVQEAVRMVGDGYMRSAVDYFEATRARPSLAATLLITTWSRLSFHTTDFGWGEPVLSGPVALPEKEVILFLSHGKERKTINVLLGLPAPAMEKFEKLLQI, encoded by the exons ATGGAGAAAGGAAGCAGCAACAACGTGTCGGAGGTGGTTGTGAAGCAAGGGCAAGTAACACTAGTCCCTCCGGCAGAGGAAACAGAGAAGGGGCTCTACTTCCTGTCGAACCTGGACCAAAACATCGCGGTCATAGTCCGTACAATCTACTGCTTCAAGTCAGAGGAGAGGGGCAACGAGGACGCTGTCCAGGTGATCAAGGATGCGCTCTCTAAGGTGCTTGTGCACTACTACCCGTTGGCAGGCCGCCTCATCATCAGCCCAGAGATGAAGCTGATAGTCGACTGCACCGGAGAAGGAGCTGTTTTCGTTGAAGCTGAAGCAGAATGTGAGCTCTGTCACTTAGGAGACATCACGAAGCCTGATCCCATCACTCTCGGGAAACTAGTCTACGACATCCCTAATGCCGAAAACATCCTCCAAATCCCCCCTCTCGTCGCTCAA GTGACTAAGTTCAAATGTGGAGGATTTGTGTTAGGGCTATGCGTGAATCACTGTATGTTCGACGGGATCGGAGCGATGGAATTCGTGAATGCTTGGGGAGAAATTGCCAGAGGGAATCAACTCAAGGTGCCTCCATTCATGGACAGATCCATTCTCAAAGCTAGAAATCCGCCGAAGCCGGAATTTCCTCACAACGAATTTGCAGAAATTGAAGACGTGTCTAACTCGGCAGAGCTCTACAAGGAGGAGATGCTCTACCGCTCCTTCTGCTTCGACCAGGAGAAGCTCGAGCAGCTGCGGCGGATCGCCATGGAAGGCGACGATCTGGAAAAGTGCACCTCGTTCGAGGCGCTCTCGGCGTTCGTGTGGCGAGCGCGGAGCCAGGCACTGGATCTGAGCCCCAATCAGCAGACGAAGCTCCTCTTCGCCGTGGACGGACGGTCGAGATTCGATCCGCCGATTCCAGAGAGGTACTTCGGCAACGCGATCGTCCTGACGAACTCGATCTGCAGGGCGGGGGATCTGGCGGCGAATCCGGCGTCTTACGGCGTGAAGCTGGTGCAGGAGGCGGTGAGGATGGTGGGCGACGGATACATGCGATCGGCGGTGGATTACTTCGAGGCGACGCGGGCGAGGCCGTCGCTGGCGGCGACGCTGCTGATCACGACGTGGTCGAGGCTGTCGTTCCACACCACCGACTTCGGGTGGGGGGAGCCGGTGCTGTCGGGGCCGGTGGCGCTGCCGGAGAAGGAGGTCATTCTGTTTCTCTCTCATGGCAAAGAGAGGAAGACGATCAATGTGCTGCTCGGATTGCCGGCTCCGGCGATGGAGAAGTTCGAGAAGCTTCTCCAGATATGA